A single Salifodinibacter halophilus DNA region contains:
- a CDS encoding alpha/beta hydrolase, whose translation GQAPLPPKAELQWWYQFYFATERGERGYAEHRDEFARLIWELASPQWRFDDATFARSAVAFANPDHVAIVIHNYRWRLGLAQGE comes from the coding sequence GGCCAGGCGCCGCTGCCGCCGAAAGCCGAGCTGCAATGGTGGTATCAGTTCTACTTCGCCACCGAGCGCGGCGAACGCGGCTACGCCGAGCATCGCGACGAATTCGCCCGCCTGATCTGGGAACTGGCCTCGCCGCAATGGCGCTTCGACGACGCCACCTTCGCCCGCAGCGCCGTCGCCTTCGCCAACCCCGACCACGTCGCCATCGTCATCCACAACTACCGCTGGCGGCTGGGGCTGGCGCAAGGCGAAG